The window GAATGTGCCCAAAATCTCCTGATGTGGGACGGAAGGCGCTCGATTTAAATATCATTTAAAGGCACCGAGAGACAATAGACTGTGACGGAGAGGAgagcccccctccccctccatctctctctctccccctctctctctttctccccctctccctctctctctctcacgcaCACAAACGCGCGCGCGGTGCACGGCTCGTCAAACGGAGAAATATTCAGACGAACTGGAGACCCCCACCCCGTCCCCCGCAGTCTGCCCTCCTCCACCAGCCCTGCCTGCCCATGGAGAGGCTCTTCTCCGCGGCAGCCTTCGGAGACTCGGTGTCTGGAGTCGGGACAGCATGGACGTACGACAGGTCCGCCAGAACCAGGTGCGTAAGGAGCAGAACAAAGGCAGAGGTGTGGGTTGTCGCTGCGCCGCTGTTCGGGCTGCACGACTGTCCGCTGTCTACGCTCACAGAGCCCGCTGCTTCCGTGCGCTCTGTCGGGGAGGGACGGTGCCAGGAGACGTGAGTAGCGTGTCCTCTGACATACAGCTGCTGCCCTGTCGTGCGCGGGGGAGCTACAATACTGTGGCAGGTAATCAAGACAGTCAATCAGCTGTACGTGTATTCAGTGGAGGACTGTATGCGCTCTGACAGTAAAATGGAGGGCTGGGTGATAAGGGTGCATGTGCTCTCAGGTCAGGCTCACAGCAGCTGTATGTCCGGAGAGATGATGTGAGAGACCCGCTGTATCACGGAGCCCTCTCCGCGGCTGCCCGGTGCTGTATGCGGACGTGTACCCCTTATCACGGCTGCAGAGCACTGACGCTCCGCTCATGTTTCAGACTGACGAGCGGAGCGGTCAGACAATAAAAGCCGCTGGAGCCGCTGCCTGCTCCCGtcgtgctgctctgtgctgctctgtgctgctctgtgcgACTGTGTGCGACTGTGTGCGGCTGTGTGCTGGAATGAGCCGAGCTAAGGCTAGCTCCTCATCAGCATCACTCCTGCCGTCGCCTTGACAACAGCATCTGTTTCCTTCAGGTCCACATCCGCGCGGACACAGACGCTCCGCTCCGCAGCCTATCACGTTCTGTCACGCGTGAAACATAATTGATTCAATGAACAGCCAAGAATGTGCAGCACATTTCTGTGACACGGAGGACACGCACAAACCGAGTGGCCCTGTCCTATTTCTAACGCTGCCATCCAGATGCTGCGTACACGTAGCCATAGTAAACTATAGGTTACTATGGTTAGCTGTGGCGCACGCACCCAAATATGGACTCACGCACCACCTCCTGTCAGTGGTCCCGTTGTTACTATGAAAATACTAAACCATGCAGCTAAAAAAGATAATCAATTAATTTGGATTTTCAGtcctaaccaggtctaaacaaggactaacctaaacctggattaaaccaaaATGTAACCATGTCCAAACCATGTCTAGTCTGactctaaaccaggcctaagaCCCCAACTATATCATGACTAAAATTGTAAACCAAAACATCTCTCTCATGGAATGCTCCTTTGATAATTGATGATTATGCCAGTTGATTATGGCTGGAGGTAGCCCATAGGGATGATCAGGATGGGCAGTCCACTCATTTactataaaatgttgtgttcTGGCTTGGTACAGACAGCATCTACATGTGACCTCTGTGTGAGCAGGTTTAACCTTGAGTTTAGGGTCTGTACTTTTGAAAAACTTTAAGTCAGCCCCTGATCAGGTTATACAGTATTGTTGTACCTGTCAGAGAAGAACACATTATTCATGTCTTGAGATGATTGGTTAAAAGGCAAAGGTAGCAGGTTGTGATTGGCTCACAATGACAGACAGGTGACAAGAGCTAGAAAAGGTAAGGACGTGCATACatcttaaaggagcactatgtaattttttctgtttgtctccgtgaagatgttgttgctttgcctggaatgttccacagtatggctgccattaaacttatctatccccatggagacaaccaagtGATGTCACCAGGACTTGGTGACATCTGCATGAgatacagatttttgttttattttatttttaattccatAAACATTACTTATCTGTGTCTCCAGATaagaggtaaacatgttcaaatcaaatatagcttttactgataacaattgtaatgctgatttattcttaattacaaaaaacattgcacatgatggacatgttgtttatgttttatctggtgttttgattctcaagaAGATTCAATTAGAAAGACGAATGAGCCTCTCATGGGTCTTGAATTGTCAGTCActgtgctgaaatccagtttgtttaaacctaaaaggactctctgaatggtcactacctaaaccccagcacctgcagccaatcatgaatcagtgctagtgcagccactgcagctcagtgaatgaattctggaggttctgaactttCACATAAGACACAGCCTGTCCATTTactaagaatgagaaaaaactttTATGTGTTGTCTATTTATATGTTAAGGCACTAGCAACCCAGGTTCAACTGTGAAGTTGTAATACCTTTTTATAACTGAAAGCAcaggttacatacagttcctttaagcaataaaaaataaatcaaataaataataataataataataatgcaacataagtttaatgccatacagcaGAACACACCTGGAAgtgcaataacatcaccatggagacaagcaggtggcagataatccaccagaaaagttacatagtgcgcctttaataGTCCAAGTCTAAACCCCAAGGTCTAAAGTGTTCCATCATATGTCTGTGTGCTTTCCCTGTGTTAGCCTCATGTATGGGATGAGCTCCTCGTACCCAGACTCAGAGGGGCCGAGCTTCAGCGCTCCTCAGCTGGGACGCAGAGGACATGGGGCAGCCTGGACTCCAACGGGACGCCCTCTAGGTACCAGAAACCCCCACACCCATGAGCCTTACTCCTAGTGCAGTGTTAAACGCATTGCTCTTGGCTGTTCCCTTTCAGAAGTGCACTCTCCCTCCCCTTGTACACCCATATCCACTGCAGCAGCATCGCCCTCCTCAGCCTTTCCATCTCCTCCTTCTCAACATTGAATAAACTATCCATCACACCTCACTTAAGTCTCTCCTGGTGAAATGGTAATTAGACATAACCAATCCTCCTTATTCATTGTACATTAGATAATATGTTAACTTATAGTGGGATTAAACACctaactccacccacaaccacatttcaaatagagctactAAATTTGGGAATACCTGGAggacttcaaactccaccccagcagcaggtgtttgtaatcagaaacacctggtaATTTGGCCAGTACAATGTGATGGCACAAAGCACTGATGGCAACACAGGCCATGGTGTTGACTGCTTAGACCAGTAGAATGCTATTTTAAAAAGGTTTATTTAGAGTTTTGGCTTGCTTTAATAATTTTGGATGACACTGCTTACACTGAGGAAATATTTGTTATGATTGTTCTTCCTTCATTGCAACAGCAGAATCATTAGACTCCTCATCTTCTTCATCTCGTCCTCTTCACCACCATCACCAGTGTGTAGACCCCTGCAAATAAATCTGTCCTTCCCTCCCTTGTATCATTGAGGTCTCTATCTATAGAGCGCTGAAGTCTCTTCAACACATCTCATTTGTATCTCCTGGTTGAAGTATGTTTGTGGTGGCTCTTCCAGGCATGTCCGGGCTGTTGGACAGCAGGTCCACAGGTCCAGAGGCCTCCCTTTCACATCGGCTGACAGCGATGGATTCACATATGTCACAATTTGGAGGTCCTTTCTGGCAAAATGGTAAGTAAAGGGCTCATTTAAGTAAAGGAAACATTTCTTTGAGCGTTGGTAATAGAAGTTCTATGGAGGAATTAGGCCTGTTAAAGACCATTAATAGAATACAAGAGGCCATGTTGGGTACTAATACTACTTTCAACACTTCATTCAACACTACACTCGGCATTACACTAAATGCTACACCTGATGCTACACTCAGCACTACACAAAAGACAGGCCATTCACGGGTTGTTTTGTCTATGAGTACAATAGAGCCTTGACTTCTAAATCTGTGAAACCCGAAACATGACAATAGGTAAAACCCTCAAGGTAAGGTACTCCTGAGCAAGCCTATCTTAAGAGCTAAAGTAGGATCTTGCTCCTGACAGCTTGCTCCatagacactgaaggatgggtcaaaggcAGAGGACAAATGTCCCTATGgatacagtacttttaacaTTAAGCCATTGGATGACACAGTTGATCATGTCCAGTCATTTCAGATAGCTTATAACCAATGAGGCGATGAGGACCCAGCTTCTTAAATTCAGCTGCCAAGGTTGTCTGTTTGCCTTGTTTCCATGTGGAGTTGCATATTGGGGGTGCCAATTCTGAATTCTGATGTCTCTTTTCAGGAACACACTCTGGTTCTGGATACTCCCCGTCCATGGCAGCTCTGCCTGCGTATCAGCACCCAGGATCATTTCCTGGAAgacccctcactcactccttctctctgccGGACTCAGCTACGTTTAACCCTGGTTTGTTGTCCTCCCATGATTATCTCCTCCACATGAAATCTACGCCCTCCAGCTTGGCTTTTGGTCAGGTTCTGTCCTCCCAGGATACCCTCTTCAGGAGATCCCAAGAGCCCCAAGTCCCTTCCAAAACTCACCTTGCCTCTCCACGGGTAGACCTCTTGTCAGCCCAGCTCCATAGCCAGTCCAACCAACTGTACAACACCTCCTCATTCTCCTCTACTCCCATCCACTCTCAGACTCCACAACACAGGGACATTTCTGCGCAGGACAATATGATGAAGCGGTACCAAAGCATTCCACCAGGCCAGTCCACACCCATGCCTCAACAGCAGCAGTATCTCACCTGTGCCAAGTCACCAGATCTCCGGCAGAGAACAATTGAACATCAGGGCGCTATTTCAGACGTCAAGCCTTCATTGCGGATGAATACCCAGGCTTACTTGTCTCCTTACGTATCTTCTGAGGAAACTGGCTACTCCTCCTTAGAATCCTCATCCTTCTTGTCCTACTCCCAGCACACACCTCCATCAGCCTCTTCATTCtctcacaacagcagcagctcgCTATCTGCCCCATCTCACCAACGCTCCCTGGATTCTTCAACAGTGTCCTCCACAGTTTTGTCTGAACCTTCAAACCAATGCCCAATGCCCTCTATGTCCTCCCTCAGCTCCCCATGTGCTCCCAAATCTCGCACTCAAATGAATCAAAGCCCCCCAGTCTATCAAAGCCAAGCGTTTTCTCCCAAACAGCTCACGCCTACACTCCCAACCTACTCAAGTCCACGCTATAGGCTTCCTCTTGCTCAGAATCTTGGCTTTAACAGAGGTCCTGGAAGTTCAATTTTTAGTGACTcgagtttagacctagtttctATGAAAAGGTCAAGCAGCGCCGAATATGGAAGCCCTACATTCTCCTCAGCCAGTAGACCTTTGTCAGGACTGGCAGGTCAAGGAGGTGATATGATGGCAGAGGGTGTGGAAACAAATCAAGATGGGAACAGTAGCCCATACATTCCAAAGTGCAGACTGTCGCCTTCCATAAAAGCGGACGTATATTCAGAAATAACATCGCCCAAATCGTCTCATTCTTCTGGCAATTCACAAGCTGGGAAATGCACTTCAATATTTGATCCTAAAAATGGTGAGGAATTGCGAGTTGACTCTTTGCTTCAAGATCAAAGCTCCGGTGGCCATCTTGTGCAGGATTTTCAACATCAGTACTTAGGCACCAACTTGCCAAAGGAACAAGGAGAAACCTATGCTAGTCATGAACCTTCAACGGCTCCACAGATGGACTTTCAGAGCAACACGCCTGATAGAATGCCAAAGTCAACTGCTACAGGGATTAGTGAGGCCAAACAGTCCCCCATCAGAAGCAGCCACTCTTCTGACACAGCGCCACATGCCCTAGGTTCTCTGGGAAACTTTGCACTGGGTAGTCCTTGTGCACCGTATCCACATAGTTCATTCTTGAGTAGCACTAAAGAGGTACCACAAACCAGCCATGGGGAAGTTTCCATGACATCATCAGACCTCACAGCTCAAGCGTGCATGCTACAGTCTGATCTTTCCCCTGCTGCAAATGCCAAGACAGATCTTCTCAAAACATTCCCCGACAAGCCGAACTCTGGAATGGGTGCAGTGCATAACAGAGCCCAGTTAGAGACATATACACCGTCATCCAAACTTCAGCTGCATGTCCCGTCGCAGACTGTGGAGACTCAGTACAGTCCTGGAGTGCAGCAAAGAGACCAATCCCGGTACACTCCCAACCCGGTGCCTGCTCAGGACTTGATGGACCAGTCCCTGAGTCTCTACGACAACAGGGGTACAGGGGGGGCGATGGTCCGATCTGAGGTTGGGATGACTGTGGATAGCAGAGAGCAAGGAAGTGGAGCCCAAACACTGTGGAACCCCAGCTCCAAGCAGGATCTGCACCATCTGAACCAACCTCCTGCCCTTCAGGAACCCCAGCAGcaacagagaacacacacaccCAGTCACCTCCCACAGCCTGGGTTAGACCAGCGTGTGGCCATAACTGCAGACACAAGGAATGACAAACACTTTGTCCCATCAGCCTGCTTTTCTGAACCATTTGTACATAGTGAAGATCAGTCTTTCTTTCCAACAATGGATGACATATTCTGTTCATCAGATCATAATACTAGTTGTGCTGGGGACTCTGGTGCCTATATGCCTGAGCAGGAGTGCCATTCCCAGGGTCAGATACAGGAGCATGGCAGTCTGAAAGCATCTGGTGCTAAGCAGGGTTTTGACATGTTTAGTCACCAGACTGAAGAACGTTATGCACAGTTCTGTCAACAGAACCTGACACAAAGTGACAACACTTATTCTGACTTCATGTCCGTAAAGACTCCAGCTCCCTCTTCAGTAAACACAGATCAGCTCAGTCTCATGCAGTCCCAGAGCCTTAATGCGTCAATTGGTTCAAGTGCCACCGGTCTGGCATCACCTATTTACTCCTCACCCCAACCCAAGAAACTCCTGAAGACTAGTTTCCCTTCACTGTTACACCGACAGGAGTCACAGGTGCAGTCCAAAAAGCACTATGCACAGGAGTATGAGTTTGAAGATGAGGATAAAGCCGATGTTCCAGCTGACATTCGCCTCACCGGTCGACGTTTTCCGGATGTGCTCCCTGACTTGGTCTCCAGCTGTCGCAGGGCCGGAGGGTCCATGAATAGTTCCAGTCCAATGATGGATATGGATTTTTGCTACTCCAACTATAACTCCCTAACTCCTCCACAAACCCCGGGCCTGGATGGCCCAAGAAAAAGAGGCAGGAAACCTACTAAACCAAAACGGGAAGGACCTCCGCGGCCCCGCGGACGTCCTCGCATACGCCCCCTGCCCGAGCCCTCTGTGTTCCGTGGTCAGACTCGAGGGACTGGAGGCAGAGGAAGAGGGCGTGGTCGGGGGCGAGGCCGaggcagaggaaagagagatgacGGACTTCAGGGTTTCAACAAGATTCCAAACATGCCATATCATTGTGAACAATATGTTCCCCCACAGTTCATGCAGTCTCAGCATAGATATGAGCCAGGCAACACCACATTGTTGCCCCCACCCCCCAGCCCTCTGCAGCTGGCCTCACAGCACCCAGCACCCAGCCCTCTGCAGCTGGCCTCACAGCTCCCAGCACCAAACCCTCTGCAGTTGGCCTCACAGCACCCAACACCCAGCCCTCTGCAACTGGCCTCACAACCCTCCCAGACACAGCCCTATATGCAACCGCACCATCACATGCAGCAAGTGCAGCCCTATCAGCAACTTCAACAACAAACAGAGGAGCCAGTCAAGGTAATGCCTGAAACATTTGTTTAATTACACAATGCATTTATAGttatctgtaatccctcagccgtccaggtTCCATCACAAAAGAAAACTGAATTCTGTGAAATAGTGTGGGGAGAAATATACTTCACCACCACAAAAAATGGTTCTTCTGTTCTGACTACACTGATGCTAACACACCCTTGTTGTCTTcagtatttgttattatttaagtcCATTAAACTATAAGGTATGAACTGtcacttgagtcatattttgaacAGCTTCCCAAGTGACGTACCAGTAACCTGGTAGAACTGAAAATAGATGAAGGATAGATAAGTGCCAAAACACAGTGTTTTAACCATTCACTTCaaaacgtttgtccagttgacagactaCACTTATAGTTACTTTGCTTTACACAAGAAAATTATTAAGAAAAGaggattttcaaactttttaaaataaatcggAGGCATACTTAGATCAATCCACCTGGATACTTGTGGTTCTTGCCTTAAAAATCAACTCTTATGTTTACCTGTctaccatttttttcttttttaacagtTAGATTTTTCGTCCCCCAACATGACTCCAGCTGACTCCCTCCTGAGAGCAGAGTCCTTCCCGGGCCCTGAGCTTGCTCTGTCTGATGGCTTAGGTCCCTCTGCTCCCTTCCTGGGCCTTAGTCCTGGACCCAGCACCACTCCAGACTTCAGCAGAAATGACCCACAGCAGATGCAAGATCACATGCTACAGCCAGAGTCCACAGAGGTAATGACTGGACATAATCTCTCTGTAGTATAACACAGTGTTGACTGAAAACTGAATCCAGATTTACGACCTTTGTTTTTGTGCCAGCAGGTTGCAATGAATAAAGAAAACTATGATTTACTTAACTGTGATGGATGGGCTGCAGTGGACAAGTTTCCAAGTCTTGTAAGTTGTTTCTCACAGTGTagagattatttatttatttaaaagtccaCTACTTGTACTATTTGCTCATCTGCATGGAGATTTtcttgctttacctggaatattccacactatggcattaaaagtatctatctccatgcagTTGATTGTACCAGGCCATTGGtttgaaatagttttgtttttcttgtaggATGATGAAAAGACTTTTGACCTTAAACCTGACGTAGTAGGCTCTTTCTTGGACTTTCTCAAAACGGACAACAAGCAATCAACCCCAGAGGTCACGGAAAGCCGAGGCGAGCTGAACCTTGACTCAACCCCCTCACCCGCCTTATCCCAACACGCCTCCAGTGAGGGGGATAAGGTTGTCCCATGCAGCTCCAGTCCCAGTGGGCAGCTAGACCAGGAGTTGAATGGAAACCTGGAAGCTTTGCCCTCCTTCTCTTCAGATGAGGAGGACTGTGTGGGCAAGAACGGAGATCTCCAGCAGAGCATCACCTGTGCCATCTCCACGCTCTATGACAACCCACGCCTGCTAGCAGCTACCACGGCCTCGACCAGCGAGCCGCACCAATCCAACCTCCAAACAAATGTCACAGAACAGAACCTAGTCCCTGACACGTCCCACCTCCACTCTGCAACTCAAGAAACGCAAAACCATCACGGGACATCCAATGTTCAAACCCATGATAATGAGCATCAGTGCTTATCGTCTGAACCGGTGATGGACAATGAGCTAGCATCTTctgaagaaaaggaagaagaagacgaagcaGAGACAGCAAATGAGGACAGAAGTGAGGACGTTGATCCATCGCAGGAAGATACAGTCGAGCCGGAGTGTCCAAtagaagaggagcagaagattCCAGAGATCGTTGAAGGTAAGCCCATATCTTCTTTGATTGTTTCTCAATGTCCAGCTTTATCACagctaaccatagactgtgtatatacaataaatggacacagctagcTCACtggccgccatgttccaaatagaaagtgagcatgatTTGACTCCATCaaccagttcactttctattgaataaACTCTTGCCAAACAAGAAGGCGTATTGCCTTCAACACCTTTGctactgattggctctttgcttGCTATGATACACATGCTTGGATTTCAAAATATGGATCTTGGCTCCGAATATGGATCTTGGCTGCTAGCCTTGATTGAGAATTTGATGTCACCCG of the Periophthalmus magnuspinnatus isolate fPerMag1 chromosome 8, fPerMag1.2.pri, whole genome shotgun sequence genome contains:
- the prr12b gene encoding proline-rich protein 12, whose amino-acid sequence is MDVRQVRQNQVRKEQNKGRGVGCRCAAVRAARLSAVYAHRARCFRALCRGGTVPGDVSSVSSDIQLLPCRARGSYNTVADKSLMYGMSSSYPDSEGPSFSAPQLGRRGHGAAWTPTGRPLGMSGLLDSRSTGPEASLSHRLTAMDSHMSQFGGPFWQNGTHSGSGYSPSMAALPAYQHPGSFPGRPLTHSFSLPDSATFNPGLLSSHDYLLHMKSTPSSLAFGQVLSSQDTLFRRSQEPQVPSKTHLASPRVDLLSAQLHSQSNQLYNTSSFSSTPIHSQTPQHRDISAQDNMMKRYQSIPPGQSTPMPQQQQYLTCAKSPDLRQRTIEHQGAISDVKPSLRMNTQAYLSPYVSSEETGYSSLESSSFLSYSQHTPPSASSFSHNSSSSLSAPSHQRSLDSSTVSSTVLSEPSNQCPMPSMSSLSSPCAPKSRTQMNQSPPVYQSQAFSPKQLTPTLPTYSSPRYRLPLAQNLGFNRGPGSSIFSDSSLDLVSMKRSSSAEYGSPTFSSASRPLSGLAGQGGDMMAEGVETNQDGNSSPYIPKCRLSPSIKADVYSEITSPKSSHSSGNSQAGKCTSIFDPKNGEELRVDSLLQDQSSGGHLVQDFQHQYLGTNLPKEQGETYASHEPSTAPQMDFQSNTPDRMPKSTATGISEAKQSPIRSSHSSDTAPHALGSLGNFALGSPCAPYPHSSFLSSTKEVPQTSHGEVSMTSSDLTAQACMLQSDLSPAANAKTDLLKTFPDKPNSGMGAVHNRAQLETYTPSSKLQLHVPSQTVETQYSPGVQQRDQSRYTPNPVPAQDLMDQSLSLYDNRGTGGAMVRSEVGMTVDSREQGSGAQTLWNPSSKQDLHHLNQPPALQEPQQQQRTHTPSHLPQPGLDQRVAITADTRNDKHFVPSACFSEPFVHSEDQSFFPTMDDIFCSSDHNTSCAGDSGAYMPEQECHSQGQIQEHGSLKASGAKQGFDMFSHQTEERYAQFCQQNLTQSDNTYSDFMSVKTPAPSSVNTDQLSLMQSQSLNASIGSSATGLASPIYSSPQPKKLLKTSFPSLLHRQESQVQSKKHYAQEYEFEDEDKADVPADIRLTGRRFPDVLPDLVSSCRRAGGSMNSSSPMMDMDFCYSNYNSLTPPQTPGLDGPRKRGRKPTKPKREGPPRPRGRPRIRPLPEPSVFRGQTRGTGGRGRGRGRGRGRGRGKRDDGLQGFNKIPNMPYHCEQYVPPQFMQSQHRYEPGNTTLLPPPPSPLQLASQHPAPSPLQLASQLPAPNPLQLASQHPTPSPLQLASQPSQTQPYMQPHHHMQQVQPYQQLQQQTEEPVKLDFSSPNMTPADSLLRAESFPGPELALSDGLGPSAPFLGLSPGPSTTPDFSRNDPQQMQDHMLQPESTEVAMNKENYDLLNCDGWAAVDKFPSLDDEKTFDLKPDVVGSFLDFLKTDNKQSTPEVTESRGELNLDSTPSPALSQHASSEGDKVVPCSSSPSGQLDQELNGNLEALPSFSSDEEDCVGKNGDLQQSITCAISTLYDNPRLLAATTASTSEPHQSNLQTNVTEQNLVPDTSHLHSATQETQNHHGTSNVQTHDNEHQCLSSEPVMDNELASSEEKEEEDEAETANEDRSEDVDPSQEDTVEPECPIEEEQKIPEIVEGPTPDCPSSPLSADGLPASLSSEPVENLAEPPHAQHLHDPPAPPPNPIVQPSSPPPLNHTRDLAAPSPPSPSLSSTPPPTPPTPEEVQAPQRVTSLHLAKKQASAAIAGESEEEGSESEGEGIFRERDEFVVRTEDIGSLKMALQTGREPPPIWRVQKALLQKFSPEIKDGQRQYGATSNYLGYFGDAKIQYQRLYVKFLENINKKDYVRVCSRKPWHRASLTVRRQPLHNHLSSVLPQYPPQNERHQPTEEERGVRESIRRETERRESERRENERRESERRESERRKSERRESERRESDRRESERKESEKRETDQKEGEKRECERKEAERRERERRESERRESIRQESEKKEAERRDKEKRENERRETEWREREKRENERRESVRRETHLRESDRRDTERRESERRDTERRERREAVGDKRESDKCSNQQKNREKDKDMAMLRREQSSRVRERASEGQDREVRERVSEGQDREPGQVSEDRSRADPEPLEPPHKRSRTCAEQRSSSSESDSSPASDEDTHSRGLSSRGLRDLFRSYVEMLVSTALDPDMIQALEDTDDELYLPSMRQIDGLLSGQKRRLLLRVNMSAPHQEALHVFPKLTADPLDCGAVRVSLSGEGYNRKTLSRAKRRTSKQQELQLSVETCRIYSLYHALHHYKYHTFLRCKKETVSMEQASEDPGQEEVVQRCMANHGWIDKLFGSFMELLSLSAKA